aaATGTGTGCACATGATCCTAGGATCGagaaaatttgtaaaataacatCGGTCAACTATTTAACTAAGAAAATAACATCCTCATATaatttgcatattatttatttttaactatGTTAACGatcaactctttgattttaGTCCACTAACTCGTACTTTTGTTCACATTTGGTTCTTGTATCATAATAAGtttaacctttttttttttttggttgcaGGACAAGCCTTGGAGGTGCAAAACAACTTGCTAACCAAAAAGGTAACACGGATATTTGAAAAcggtttttgaaatattttgtatttatatttttggtcatgtgatttggatttttttttcatttttagttATGTGATCTGTCAATTCACTGCTCGAAAACACgaaaatattttagtttataTCAACATTTTAAATTACATAATTTGATGAAATCGATGTCACGAGCTACATGAATATCAGGTGTGCAATATGATTTCATTGAATAATTTTTTAGTAGAAAATtaaatgctttttttttttcctggtGGTTTTCAAGCATAATTAATTAGAGAATATTTTGCTGAGTTTGTTTTATGCTTTTTGTACACTTCTAAAGATTATATTATGCATATTAGAGAAAATTTAGCTAGAAATGCTAGTATACAGATTATGTGTAAACCTTTTTCGTTATGTTATCGATCGTCGATCATAAATTACCCGAATTTTCGTGGATATTTATCTGATGCAGTGACCAGTGACGGAGCCACATTATAAAGCCCGGgtggcccaattttttttaaaaaaattataagtaaAATTTGGATTAATTTGATATCAGtccgggtagatcaatttaaaatattaaaaaattatagagTTTAAGATTTTAACCCAGGCAGAGCCATATTCCTGTTCCGCCACTGTTCTCAAAATGTATTATGTTAAATTCTTGTATTAGAATTTATGTGGCCACCATAATGTAAATGGAATTAATTAGTGATAGGTATGAATGATTTGAGCACCAATTTGTTCAACGTGGGCCAAACTAATGTCTAGAAAAATTGCTAAATTCACGGGGATAGAATAGAAGAAAATGACAAATATGGAAGGCTCCAATttctttattaatttatagagaAGAAGAGATGCATGTCGATTGAAATATAAAAGGTTGCCAACCCAAATAATTAAAGAAGATGACAATGTGCATGCAACtcttcaaattatatatatcgTTGACAATTATATAATACATGCACGTCTACCTAATACCAATATTTTCATTCAATTCatatatacaatatacatacacacacacatatatatatatatatgtcatatatgtgtgtgtgtatgtgtgcgcGCACATATATACgaatatgacaaaaacttgtgtcagacgatctcacggatcgtattttgtgaggcggatctcttatttgtgtcatccatgaaaaaatattattttttatgctaaaagtattactttttattgtgaatattagtagggttaacccgtctcacagataaagattcgtgagaccgtctcacaagagacctactctacaGATATTATATAATCGTAATATGAATGTAGTTAATTTATATCTAGGATGTAAATATGTCATAAGTATAATGTTCTGTTTATACTACATTATATCAGTATCATGTTCACCacttattaaataatcatttgaTAAAACGATCAATTATCTCATAACACGTAGCAAACGATATATTGTTCGTTGCTCTCAAAATAATGATGATAATTCGTACATCAAACATGCCTCACCcctaaattattattattataaatatatatatacatatacatatatatagatatatagaaaTGTCAACGAGAGAATTATATAATTCATCCTCAGTTCTTTTAAGTCACCATCAGTCTTTGCGTCATCTTGTTTTCATGGAAGCCACGTTTGGGACAACTCACCATTAGGAAATTAGGGGACCAAGAAAATGATTTGCATGACTTTTTAAGATTGCAATACTCAATACTTAACCACACGTATATATGCTAGACTTTTACatacatgattatatatatcaACAGGAATACAGTTTCTAGCTCACCTTGAACCAATACAAGAATATGTCGGGCTGGTGTATGAGTCGTGCTGCGACTCGTGTCTGTATTCGCGTCCGCTCTCGTGTTCGTGTCCGTTCGCCTTCCCAACATTATGAGAATACTGCGAGTTTTATCAAGGAAGAAGAGAAATCCGAGTTGTCGAATCAAATCAACAAATTGGGTTTGGAAGGTAGTTCATCTGCGTCTGAATGTGGGAACAGAGTCATGGTCGTGGTTGATTCGAGCCCAGAGGCTAGAGGAGCGCTGGATTGGGTGCTCTCTCATACTGTTCAAAGCCAGGATAAAATCATTCTTCTGCATGTTGCAAAACAAGGTACTAGCACATCTTTTCATTTAAAGAAGTATGGCTACAAGTAATGGGCATATAATTATACTGATGAAGATAACATTATTTCATGATTCAGATGCAACAAAAAATGGGGAAACCAATCAACCGGCGTATAATCTTCTTCGCTCGTCAAAAAGTATGTGCCAGTTAAAAAGACCTGAGGTGAGCAGAAAGTTCATATTTTTCTAGACCACTTATAATGATGTAGAGAATTTGTTCCGTATAAGAGAGTCACAAATCGCGTGTAGCTCACACGTGATTGAATAATAATCAATATACTTGGAGCATATACAAAGGAGTAGAAAGTTCATCCTACCTAACATTCTTAATGGTATTCCAAGTacttttgagttttcaagattTGTCTGAGTTTACTAAAGCGCCTGTAATGAAGAAGCATATAATAGTATAATACAAACTACATGCATTTCCTGCAACTAGAAAATAATGAGATGAAATCAAGATTCTAAAGGGTAGTAGATTAAGATGCTTTCTTCACATGAACTAGGTGCAAGTTGAGATGGCAGTACGAGAAGGAAAGGAAAAGGGACAAATTATCGTTGAAGAAGCTAAAAGACTGAAGGCCTCACTGCTAGTTCTGGGGCAGCAAAAGCAATCACTGTTATGGCGTCTACGGTTGATATGGAACATAAAAAAAAGAAACCGAGTAGTTGATTACTGCATCCAATATGCTAACTGCATGACAATAGCTGTAAgaaggaaaaatagaaaatatggAGGCTATTTGATTACAACAAAGCGGCACAAGAATTTTTGGCTTCTTGCTTAGTAATAACTGTTGAGATTATCATTCAGTTTTCATAAGTATGAAAAAGTCCGGGGAATCAATGATCTTGTAGTTCCATGCTCAAGTTACCTGAAACTGAAATCAATCCCAAAAAACACATGATAGGACGTATCGTTACAAACTTAAATGTATCATTACAGCATATTGGTGCACAATATTTCCGTGGATACATTTTTTGCACAACAGTGAATTTTAAAGCAATGCAAGTTCACATACCAGCATCTTTTGCTTGGTTATATATGCAAACTGACAATCCAAGACAATGCAAGAACAAGTGAATATATGTATCACATTGAAAAGAAGATTAAAAGTAACTTACGAAAACATGCTAATCGTTCATGTGTCACTAGTAAAAACAGGAAACAACACTGGGAAAAGAAAGCCTTACCAAGGTAGTGGGCAACAATAGCATCTTTCATGccatcaaaattttcaagtcTTCCGTAGTCTTGATAAAATTGGTTAGAGCGACCACCAAAGCTACAATAAAAAAGGTTACCAGGTATCTCAAATTTCAAATCTCACAATTCACAATTAAAGAAATTTCTGACGTAAAATAATCACAAACATTACCACTTCCAACAACAAAAATGTTCTCTAATCAAAGTAGGAAAATTGATTGATATACATTTGCACCCAGAATATATGTATTGAAGACAAAGACGAATGCACCTTAACCATTTACAATATTAACCATGAATGAATTGTTCATTCAAAGTCAACAACATAGATATCAATTACTATACAATTGAATCAGCAGCATTCGTTGGTATTTTCGGCTGCAAAGTTGTATTTAATGTACCTCCTAATTTCCTATGACTAAAGTGTTCGCAACATCTTCTTCCATAACTTAGTTGTGTGTAGCTGTTACCACTGCAACTTTTCTCCGAGTGAGAGCTAATTCGACATTCCCATAAGCACTTCGTCTCGTCATTGCTTTTTATTATAACACTCTTGAggaatcaaattcttctctatGGGTTTTCCCCAACAAGGGACCCTCCAGTTGGTCCAAATAAACGTCAACTTCCATATACATACAAATCCTCATCTAAATGGATTCATTTGAAAGCTTCATGAGAGTTCAGGTTATGACAAGGTGGTCTGTAGACAATTCTTTGGAGTTGATCATATCCGGCAAGTACTCCTGCTCCAGCCATACCGAGTAGCATGTTAGCTGTGATTCCCCGAAACAGCGCAGTGAAACCTTCTAGGcgaataatttcaaaaaacGCATGCTTAGCATTTCGATATTTCAATGATTGTCCAGATGTCAGCATCATTCTCCGTCTTAGTGTGTCAAATGGGTATGCACAGACCCCAGAGACAGTAGTCACACTCCAACCTAAGAAAAAGCTAGCAAGAAAATTGTCCTGCAAATTTGAATTAGTGGTGTTTATTCTTTAactaatttataaaaatcaggCAAACAAAATTATGCAAATATAAGACAGCAAATCAAACATGTAGGCCACTATAGTATATGTACCCAAACACATTTACAATATCTGGTCCAAACAAAATTTCACATAACTTGTGAAAGTCAAAAAACACAAGATTTTTGCGCGATTTTTAAAATGGGTTCAACATATTAGAATTCATAATACAAAGCATCATGAAATGATATAGATGCAATTCACATCCAAACAGAAGACAATTCAAGGCAAAACAGTGCCAGAAAAAGAGACCAATTCACCTTAAATGGTCCAACCAGCACAATAGGTTTCATCGTGTCGTAGATCCCAAAGTACATTCCTCGATAAAGGGTAATTCCCAAAATTGAAACCCCAAATCCCCTATAGAGTCCGCCAATCCCATCAACTGATAAGGTTTTACTGTAGACATCTATTATCCCCTTAAACTGGCGTTTACCATTGATAGGGCACTCCTTAGCATCTGTGGCCAAACGAGTCCGAGCATAATCAAGGTGATATAGAAATACTGAGGTGGTTGCCCCAGCAGCACTTCCAGAAGCAACGTTTCCAGCAAACCACTTAAAATATCCATCTTTCTCTTTTGAACATCCAAAGATGCTTCGGAAATAACCTTTAAATGCAAAGTTAAAAGCCTGTAAACAATTAAAGCAGCGGCTCCTCAGGAAACAAGGGTGAGAGGATTCTCAGCATTGTAAtccttttgttttttaaatcccttttcattattaaaaaacccagaaaatataagaaaaatacATAAGCCATATGTAAGTGTTGGAGATGTAAAAAACGAAAAAAGAAAACCACGTAAGGAGGTGAAATTTGAAGGAAAATGAATTAGAGCAGATAAAAATTATGAGCAAATAATCTACCTGCGTGGGAAAATATCTTATAACATTGGCTTGGTTACCCCTCCAAAAGGACAAAGTACCCTCCTCTCTTAAGACCCTCTTGAAACAATTCCCAACACCTAAATAGGGTCTTTGAAGCTGTcctcttttcatcaactctccTTGATTCTGCAAGAGAAGCTTCACCCTCTCAATTGGAGCTGCGGCACTTTTTGCTACAACAGCTGCTGCCCCTCCCATGAGGAAGTCCACAGAAAATTTCTCAGAATGTGTTGCCATCTCAGACCCCCTTCCTGTTTGACTCTAGTCCTACACAAGTTACCAAACAAGTATGCATCAATTACTATGTACACACACAGCTTATCTAGTTTGTTCCAACGAATGAAAAAATGAAGAGGTTAAACGAAAATGCCGAACAATCTACTCACACGAAGATTACAAAGTGACCAAAAATCGTAATCCGTATAATCTCTCTACTGCACTAATAGCAAAATTTTCCAGCATCATATCATAATCTaggctttttattatttttacttaaaaatatgaatatgaaatgTAAAGGAAATGctatttatgaaaaaaaaaacatagcaAGACAGGATCTTTAACAtccataaaatatattttagcaTGCATAAAAAGTATCTAgatattaaaaagaaaatagaaCTATACAAACGAATAGCTTGTCAAATCTACATCTTCAAGTGATAAAATAGGGTAGATTAACCAATTTCTTATTTTTTCAGTGCCAAAGATTCAACCGAAAAGGAATACGTAAAAAGTATTTATTAAACAAATATCTCTAATTCAAAAGGATTCCCACTTAGACATCCTTATATTCTTCGAAGAAATATCTAAATGTATTTCTTGAGGTTTTATCTAAAGTTGCCTCCCAACTCTTTCCTCACTTCACTCAACAGCTAATCATATTCTACAAAATTCATACTTCAATccaaaaattatcaattaaaatgACAGGTCATCATACAAGAATCACCCAAAAGATTTCAAAGGACCCGAATTCAAACAACCTTGATAACAACCAAGATTGTGTCCATGACATATGGGGAACAAATTCAAGCCAGAGGTAACATCAATAATCACAAAACATCATTCCTCCATCTTGGTTCTTGAGGATTTCAAACAAGGCATAGATACAAATAACTCACAGCAATTATACA
This window of the Primulina tabacum isolate GXHZ01 chromosome 12, ASM2559414v2, whole genome shotgun sequence genome carries:
- the LOC142520559 gene encoding uncharacterized protein LOC142520559, with product MSGWCMSRAATRVCIRVRSRVRVRSPSQHYENTASFIKEEEKSELSNQINKLGLEGSSSASECGNRVMVVVDSSPEARGALDWVLSHTVQSQDKIILLHVAKQDATKNGETNQPAYNLLRSSKSMCQLKRPEVQVEMAVREGKEKGQIIVEEAKRLKASLLVLGQQKQSLLWRLRLIWNIKKRNRVVDYCIQYANCMTIAVRRKNRKYGGYLITTKRHKNFWLLA
- the LOC142520558 gene encoding ADP,ATP carrier protein ER-ANT1, whose protein sequence is MATHSEKFSVDFLMGGAAAVVAKSAAAPIERVKLLLQNQGELMKRGQLQRPYLGVGNCFKRVLREEGTLSFWRGNQANVIRYFPTQAFNFAFKGYFRSIFGCSKEKDGYFKWFAGNVASGSAAGATTSVFLYHLDYARTRLATDAKECPINGKRQFKGIIDVYSKTLSVDGIGGLYRGFGVSILGITLYRGMYFGIYDTMKPIVLVGPFKDNFLASFFLGWSVTTVSGVCAYPFDTLRRRMMLTSGQSLKYRNAKHAFFEIIRLEGFTALFRGITANMLLGMAGAGVLAGYDQLQRIVYRPPCHNLNSHEAFK